A stretch of Vigna angularis cultivar LongXiaoDou No.4 chromosome 4, ASM1680809v1, whole genome shotgun sequence DNA encodes these proteins:
- the LOC108331501 gene encoding uncharacterized protein LOC108331501, with amino-acid sequence MSPRIFNQPSKEIFKFFVEKENMGVDYYDVLKVNRNATEDDVKKSYRKLAMKWHPDKNPNNKKEAEANFKQISEAYEVLSDPQRRLVYDQYGEEGLKDKPPDEPSNGFNPRNAEDIFAEFFGSSPFGFGSSGPGKSKRFPSDGGTTTFGGFSAKDNNFRSYSTGRGNVLKKPLPVESKLPCSLEELYTGSTRKMKISRKTVDANGWTVPETEILTIDVKPGWKKGTKITFPEKGNQEPNQLPADLVFVIDEKPHDVFKRDGNDLIVNKRVSLAEAIGGTTINLNTLDGRILNVQVTDIVSPGYEMNIAKEGMPITKEPGHRGDLKIKFDVSFPTKLTPEQRAGLKRALTS; translated from the exons atGTCACCTCGCATATTCAATCAACCCTCCAA GGAGATATTCAAGTTTTTTgtggaaaaagaaaacatgggTGTGGATTACTATGATGTGTTGAAGGTTAACAGAAATGCTACCGAGGATGATGTGAAGAAATCATACAGAAAGTTGGCCATGAAATGGCACCCTGATAAgaaccccaacaacaaaaagGAAGCTGAAGCCAATTTCAAACAGATTTCAGAGGCTTACGAG GTGCTGAGTGACCCTCAGAGAAGGTTGGTTTATGATCAGTATGGAGAGGAGGGGTTGAAAGATAAGCCACCGGACGAACCATCAAATGGGTTCAACCCCAGAAATGCAGAGGATATTTTTGCAGAGTTCTTTGGAAGTAGCCCTTTTGGATTTGGATCATCTGGGCCAGGGAAATCTAAGAGATTCCCCTCTGATGGAGGGACTACAACATTTGGTGGATTTAGTGCAAAGGATAATAATTTTCGATCATATAGTACTGGACGGGGGAATGTGCTAAAGAAGCCACTGCCTGTGGAATCCAAACTGCCTTGCTCTTTGGAGGAATTGTACACTGGCTCTACTAGGAAAATGAAGATCTCAAGGAAGACCGTGGATGCTAACGG ATGGACAGTTCCGGAAACAGAGATATTGACCATTGATGTGAAGCCGGGTTGGAAGAAAGGGACAAAGATTACGTTCCCTGAGAAAGGGAATCAAGAACCAAATCAATTGCCAGCAGACCTTGTGTTTGTGATTGACGAGAAGCCTCATGATGTGTTCAAGAGAGACGGGAATGACCTTATTGTGAACAAAAGGGTATCATTGGCTGAGGCCATTGGAGGAACCACAATAAACCTCAACACGCTTGATGGACGAATTTTAAATGTTCAAGTCACTGACATTGTGAGTCCTGGATACGAGATGAATATTGCAAAAGAAGGGATGCCAATAACAAAGGAGCCTGGTCATAGGGGTGATCTCAAGATCAAATTTGATGTCAGTTTTCCTACAAAGTTGACCCCAGAGCAACGAGCAGGACTCAAGCGAGCACTCACAAGTTGA